From the Planifilum fimeticola genome, the window AGATCGGGGAGGCGGGGCAGAGCGGCTGGCTGGCCCTTCTCAGTCAAGGGCTGCTGGTGGGGATGATCGGCCCCGTCGGTGAAGAGGTGATGTTCCGGGGGGTCCTGCAGCAGTCCCTGGCGGAGAGGATCGGCCAGCCGGCGAGCATCCTTCTCACTTCTCTCCTCTTCACCCTGTTCCACGTGGACGTGGTCATGTTCGCCCCGCTGTTGGTGCTGGGTTTGATTCTCGGAATCCTGCGGGCCGTTTTCCGCAACCTGTGGGCGCCGATCCTGTTCCACGTCGTCAACAACTCCGTTTCCGTCATCCTGGACCTTCTGTCATGACGAAGAGACCGGCCTTCAAAGGGAATGTTTTTCGGGGCGGGCTTGGGCGGAGGACCGGCCCAAGCCCGGTTTCAAATCGGCGACAAAGATGATGCCGGTACAGATCAGGAGAAAGCCGATGATCGCGCCGGCCCCCACGGGCTCGTCCAGCAGAAGGGCTCCCCACAGCAGGCTGAATAGAGGGACGAGAAAGGTGACGGTCATGGTCTGTGTCGGTCCGACGTCACGGAGCAGCCGGAAGTAGAGGATATAGGCCGCTGCCGTCGAAAGGATGGCCAAGCCCAAGGTGGCGGCCGTCCCGAGGACGGTGAACCGGGCGGAAGGAAGAGCGACGGCTGCTGCGGGCAGAAGGGCGACGGCCGCCCCGGTGAGCTGGCCGATGGCCATTGTCAGCGGGGGGGCGTCGGGAAAATGCTTCTTGGCATAAACCCCGCCGATGGCATAACAGAAGGAGGCCGCCAGCATGGCTGCGACGGAAAGCAGCACCTTTTCCTCAACGGGGATCGGGCTCCATCCCACCAAGATGGCGACGCCGATAAATCCCAGCAACAGACCGGCCCCCTTTTTCCGCGTCAAGGGATCCTTCAGCCGGAGGGCCGCCACGACGGCGGTGAACATCGGAGTGGTCGCGTTGAGTATGGCGGCCAGGGATGAGGTGATGTACAATTCGGATGCGGCGATCAGGGTGAAGGGAATGGCGCTGTTGATGGTGCCAAGAATCAGGTATTGCTTCCATCGCCGCTTGAGATCGGGAAGCCGGCGGAGGATGAGGGCGTATAAAAACAACACAACCGAGCCGATCAGGACGCGAAGATCCATCAGCAGGAAAGGGCCGAGCTGCGGCACCGCGATCCGGATGAACAGAAAAGAAGCTCCCCACAGGGAGGCGAGGAGCAAGAGCCGAAGAAGATCCTTCCACCCCATTGGTGAATCCCCCTTAGGGTTTATTTGTCAAACCATTTTCAACCATTGGACTTATATGCAATATATCGCATTTTGATTTTGGATACAAGGGAGGAAAAGATACCGATGCCGATACCGAAAGACGCTCCCAAAATGGAGCGAATCTCGGCCAAACAACGGGCCCTGGAGCAGATTCAGCGGTGGATCATCGAAGGGACACTGCGTCCCGGAGAAAAAATTTTGGACTGCGAGCTGGCCGAGGCCCTGGGAGTGAGCCGGACGCCCGTCCGGGAAGCGCTG encodes:
- a CDS encoding DMT family transporter; translated protein: MGWKDLLRLLLLASLWGASFLFIRIAVPQLGPFLLMDLRVLIGSVVLFLYALILRRLPDLKRRWKQYLILGTINSAIPFTLIAASELYITSSLAAILNATTPMFTAVVAALRLKDPLTRKKGAGLLLGFIGVAILVGWSPIPVEEKVLLSVAAMLAASFCYAIGGVYAKKHFPDAPPLTMAIGQLTGAAVALLPAAAVALPSARFTVLGTAATLGLAILSTAAAYILYFRLLRDVGPTQTMTVTFLVPLFSLLWGALLLDEPVGAGAIIGFLLICTGIIFVADLKPGLGRSSAQARPEKHSL